Below is a genomic region from Culicoides brevitarsis isolate CSIRO-B50_1 chromosome 2, AGI_CSIRO_Cbre_v1, whole genome shotgun sequence.
GCTACTGCTAATGTCTCAggcaaacattttttggtcACTTTCTTCatgacttttctttttttgcgaaaaaaaatataaatacagagtgtcttacttaaaaatttatcatttttagtaatttttcgtcaaatttaatttttttggattagGTAGGTACTTGAGaagaatttgaaagaaaattaaatttaaatattttttttaaataatttttttttcaaaaatattgtcgaaacattaaaaattaatttaatttttaaatttttcaagtttaaactcaaatatttaagcaaatattttaaaaattattttttttttacttttttacttatttttttttaaagttaaagacAAAGTTTAACAagtatttttagattaaaaattaaacttaaaaatacatgaaacTTAAAACGTGAATCTGAAATTTCGTGACTTGTAAGATTCaaagtttgacttaaaaatttaagcaatagaataagtcaaatatcgatttttgacttttagaacaagttttgtggaaaaataaaaaattttattattttttttaaataaaatctttgtaaatttttaactttgactTTTACTTTAGCTTAAGTTATCAGTTActtagttttgaattttttcttaatttctttcgaattttgagtttaaatgaaaattttttgcaaatctaaaatttaaaaaaaaattcgactgtttttctgccatttttaaaaatttttctttgtctaATATGGccaaaatgctttaaaattgtcaaaaatagctaaaattggtataaaaaaaaataaattagacaTTTAATCGAAATGAGATGCTCTGTATATTTATtaagtttcattaaaactGTCACAagatgttgttgtttttattattaccgaGACATGGGTCcaaccttttttaaaattatttgtttgttcgtCTTGTTTGTCAATTGTAGGCTTGGATTGCGTTATTCAATCACTGCAAGaagctaaataaatttaaatatcaatggtttcactcattttttgatggttttctgtcttcttcttcctctgcACACTAAAGCAAACGTCGCCCAAACAAAAtcaattgttattaaaattttgtccccaAATGTGATTTATGATTGTTTAGTCgcatttacaagaaatttcttgcgttacataatttttttgatttattttctctcctattcttttgtatttttttttctaaacgaTCCGGGAAGAAATCTCGtcatgtgagttttttttgtattccatgaaattaattgaaagaagAAGAGTCAGTGAGTGGGTTGATTGTCATGTGTCGCACGACAATGGAATCGGAAGCCACATAATGTTCCATAGAAAATGAttcgtttaattaatttagttccGATTTTGTGTCGTTTGTCTGTCTTTTTGGGTGACGTGGTGCCATCTTAATTAGCGAggttaattgttttatttacgaGGCCTATTTTCGATGACGAATCGCAGCGTCATCCAACGAGTCACGAAATTTTATGGGAAATGGAATGACTGAAGGTTTTTCGATGGATGATAAGAAACTTTGTATTTGCtccatttcaataaaaacgggggagaaaatgtgatttttaatcaataaattgcaacaaaattgataagaaCGCGATGGCAAGTCTCTCTTTTAGTCGCAAATCGAGCTCGGAGGAGAAAACATTCCACATTCCACAACTCTTTCAATTAAACATTCAACGAGGGTCAAGAAATTTACACTCAATTAAGAGTTTGCGCGAGCATCTATGACTCTCCGTACTCTCCGCACACATGtcgaaattttcatattaatcgATTTGCGTTAGTTCGTCATCATCACTGCTCAAGTTTGCAATGAAAGTACTGATTTTCGCAATTTCTGTCTTCTATTTGGCATCTGATGCGGCAAAAATCACGCCAAATTACGATTTTCCcgatgaaaaagtaaaaattctcgaaattgGGAGTGTTCTCACGCTCGTTTGCGTCGTCAGCGAACGTCATGAAGCGCCTCTTCGTTGGTACAAGCAGCAAAATGCATCATCAACACCGCTTCTCATCACCTCCAATCATCACTACAAACTAAAACACGAAGCTCTGAGAATCGAAAAAGCCGTTTCGAGTGATGCTGGCGtttatttttgcgaaattcCCGATGAAACTGCCACAAAAGAGACTTTTACGGTGATCGCCAATGTCAAAGCGGTCATAAATGAGCAATATTACTTTGTTGATACGGAAACGCTGAATATTACCTGCGCTGTGGATGGCACAGATCCTGTCATAACGTGGCGTGTGGCGAATTTTACAATTACCGAAAGTACGGGAAAATTCGTTGTTGagagaaatttgaagaaaaagtacGGGAGATTGTTGGTGAAGAATGTTAAGACGAATGACACGAATGTTTATTGGTGTGTCGTGCAGAATAGAGCAACAGAGTTGCTGGGAATCGATAGACAAGTTGCGACAAAAGTTCACATTTGGCAGCAATATGTGATTTTGTGGCCGTACATTGGAGTTTGCTTCGAAGTGGCGATTTTGTGTGCCGGAATTTGGTATTACGAGCAAAAGTGTAAGAAGGCAGAGATGGAAGACGATACGGAAGAGCTTGAGGAAGATGACGAATATGACATTGGAAGTAATCCTGTGAGTATAATTGATATCAGAAAcaggaaataaatttgtttttttgaaaaacatttggttttttaatttttttatgattttgtgaaaagttttaattttttttttagaatttatttaaaaagttttgagtttttattaattttgaacttttctgctagtttttttttaattttaaacttaaaatttctaaataacttttaattaatcttaattttaatctttttcatttttaaaaatatttaaattaattttaaatttcgttaatttttaacttttctatgggtttaggtaagaaatttccaatttttctcaaattctaAAACTAGAAAGCCAAAGTTTCTGaagtattttcataaaaaattgatttaaaaaaaaaattaaatttgaactttatgATGTCTTAAATTCAGaagtaattttcataaaaacttgtttttttatattttaaaccgattttaaattaaatttttaaaaaaaaaaaaaataaaattagaaaaaaagtttaaattttgaaattttttcttgataaaaattgattatttcttctttgaacatgaatttttgtcaaaaaatgttttttcttttacgaaattttgaaTCTTTCCGAATtgtttcaaagatttttgacattcagcttcagattttttttctaaagtccAAAAATGtcctcaaattttaataaaaatgagaaaaagcgacatttcgtgtcatttttcattgatttctGCTCAT
It encodes:
- the LOC134829827 gene encoding uncharacterized protein LOC134829827; the protein is MKVLIFAISVFYLASDAAKITPNYDFPDEKVKILEIGSVLTLVCVVSERHEAPLRWYKQQNASSTPLLITSNHHYKLKHEALRIEKAVSSDAGVYFCEIPDETATKETFTVIANVKAVINEQYYFVDTETLNITCAVDGTDPVITWRVANFTITESTGKFVVERNLKKKYGRLLVKNVKTNDTNVYWCVVQNRATELLGIDRQVATKVHIWQQYVILWPYIGVCFEVAILCAGIWYYEQKCKKAEMEDDTEELEEDDEYDIGSNPISIATLKNHHKCQSINSRLLTKLVQQQQKYSLYYRDDEFQFRALQLHKQLQNNCLNNHSNHHIRKNVQFSCRCRSFVLTTNNNVLH